Within the Legionella pneumophila subsp. pneumophila str. Philadelphia 1 genome, the region AATGGGTAGTCAATGTTCAGCACATACTTTTCCTTATATAGAAGTCAAAAATCCAACGGCACAAGTAGAGCATGAGGCCACTACTTCAAAAATTAGTGAAGAGCAATTGTTTTATTGCCAGCAACGCGGTATCGATACAGAAGATGCAGTTTCTATGATCGTGAATGGATTTTGTAAGCAAGTTTTAAAAGAATTACCTATGGAATTTGCGGTGGAAGCCACTAAATTACTAGGTATAAGCTTAGAAGGGGCAGTCGGCTAATATGTTAAACATTAAAGAACTCAATGTTGCTGTCAATGGACAGTCTATTTTAAAAGGTATTAATCTTGAGGTTAAACCAGGAGAGGTTCATGCGATTATGGGACCTAATGGTTCAGGAAAAAGTACTCTCTCCAAGGTATTGGCTGGGCATCCTTCTTATGAAGTAACTCGTGGTGATATATCCTATTTGGGACAAGATTTATTGCCTATGTCCCCGGAAGAGAGAGCGCGGGCCGGTATTTTTATGTCTTTTCAATATCCGGTAGAAATTCCTGGTGTAACCAATATCAATTTTCTTAAAGCCTCAGTGAATGCGGTTCGCAAAGGACAAGGAAAAAACACCCTTGATGCCATAGAGTTTTTAAGTTTTATTCGGGAAAAATGTCAGCTGCTGGATATGGATGAAAGCTTTTTATACCGAAGTATTAATGAGGGATTTTCAGGTGGGGAAAAGAAACGTAATGAAATATTGCAAATGGCCGCTTTGGAGCCCAAGCTAGCTATTCTTGATGAAACCGACTCCGGCCTGGATATCGATGCATTACGAATTATTTCTCAAGGAGTTAATGCGATGCGCTCTCCCGAGCGTTCTATTATTTTAGTTACCCATTATCAGCGCTTACTGGATTATATTGAGCCTGATTTTATTCATGTCTTGGCAAATGGTCGTATTATTACGTCAGGGGATAAATCTTTGGCGCTGGAACTGGAGAAGAAGGGTTATAGCTGGCTTGAAGAAGTGGAGCAGTTATGAGTGATATTTTGGATTATTATCAACAGCAAGCCCAATTAGGCGTATCGCAAATACCCTGGCTTGCGCAGTTGCAGTCTAAAGCATTAACTGATTTGAAGCGCCGTGGTTTTCCCACCCGATATGATGAGGAATGGAAGTACACTCTCGTTGACTCACTATTACAGCAACATTTTGTACCACCTGATCCTACAGTAAAGCCTGCTCTTAAAACCGCCTTTGACGATTCACCAGTCAAAAATCTGTTTTTAATACAGAATGGATTTATTTCCCAAGAGCAAGAATGGATTAAGAATCTGCCTCAAGGCGTGTTAATTCTGCCTTTATCTCTTGCGTTAATACATTATGCTGATTTGGTTAAGCCTCACCTTGGAAAAATTATGGAGCAGGAGCATGGGTTTCATTATTTAAATACAGCCATGCTTCAATGCGGAGTCTTTATTTATATTCCTGAGGGAATTTGTTTGGAAGAACCCATTGTTTTAAAGCATATCCAAGATCAAACGAACCAGGCTATGTATTTAAGACATCTGATCCTTATGGAAAAGGAATCTCAGGCTACTCTGATTGAAGAATATCATGGCGAAGAAAACATTTGCTATTTCACTAACAGTATTACTGAAGTGTTTCTTGGAGCAGGCGCAAAACTTAATCATTATAAAATTCAAAAAGAAAGTAAATCAGCTTACCATTTAGGTCATTTATCGGTTAGGCAATCTGCCGCCAGTCAATTTTCCAGCCACTCTTTAAGTTTGGGTGGGAAGTTAGTACGCAGTGATATTAGCGTGTCCATGCAGGAAGAACAGGCTCAATGCCTTATGAATGGAATTTATGCGCCGGGGGATGGGCAACACATAGATCATCATACTGTGGTTCATCATTTGGTGCCTAACTGTCGAAGCGATCAAGATTACAAAGGGATTTTAAAGGGACATTCCAGAGCTGTATTTAATGGCAAGGTTATTGTAGCCAAGAATGCGCAACATACTGATGCCAAGCAGCAAAATAAAAATTTACTTCTCTCCGCAAATGCTGAAATTGATACAAAACCGCAATTAGAGATTTTCGCTGATGACGTTTTATGTTCACATGGTGCTACGGTTGGGCAACTGGATGAAGAGGCAATCTTTTACCTGGCAACACGCGGTATTAGCAGGGATGAAGCTTCTCATTATTTGATCCAGGCGTTTGCCAATGATAATTTGCGCCTTATTCCAAATCGTGATTTGGCTGATTGGATGGGTAATTTATTAACTCAACAGTTGGGGTACGCAAATGAGTACTAATCCTTCCCTAATGACATCCTTTGATGTCAATAAAATCAGGAAAGATTTTCCTGTATTGCATCAGAAAATCAATGAGTATGATTTGGTGTATTTTGATAACGCGGCTACTACTCAAAAACCCAAGGCTGTGATTGATGCTATTGCTCAATTTTATGAAAAGGATAATTCAAACGTACATCGTGGAGTTCATGCCTTGAGTGTCAGGGCTACGGAAATGTATGAGGCAGCCAGAGCAAA harbors:
- the sufC gene encoding Fe-S cluster assembly ATPase SufC, which encodes MLNIKELNVAVNGQSILKGINLEVKPGEVHAIMGPNGSGKSTLSKVLAGHPSYEVTRGDISYLGQDLLPMSPEERARAGIFMSFQYPVEIPGVTNINFLKASVNAVRKGQGKNTLDAIEFLSFIREKCQLLDMDESFLYRSINEGFSGGEKKRNEILQMAALEPKLAILDETDSGLDIDALRIISQGVNAMRSPERSIILVTHYQRLLDYIEPDFIHVLANGRIITSGDKSLALELEKKGYSWLEEVEQL
- the sufD gene encoding Fe-S cluster assembly protein SufD, giving the protein MSDILDYYQQQAQLGVSQIPWLAQLQSKALTDLKRRGFPTRYDEEWKYTLVDSLLQQHFVPPDPTVKPALKTAFDDSPVKNLFLIQNGFISQEQEWIKNLPQGVLILPLSLALIHYADLVKPHLGKIMEQEHGFHYLNTAMLQCGVFIYIPEGICLEEPIVLKHIQDQTNQAMYLRHLILMEKESQATLIEEYHGEENICYFTNSITEVFLGAGAKLNHYKIQKESKSAYHLGHLSVRQSAASQFSSHSLSLGGKLVRSDISVSMQEEQAQCLMNGIYAPGDGQHIDHHTVVHHLVPNCRSDQDYKGILKGHSRAVFNGKVIVAKNAQHTDAKQQNKNLLLSANAEIDTKPQLEIFADDVLCSHGATVGQLDEEAIFYLATRGISRDEASHYLIQAFANDNLRLIPNRDLADWMGNLLTQQLGYANEY